In a genomic window of Halobiforma lacisalsi AJ5:
- a CDS encoding helix-turn-helix domain-containing protein has product MSIDVADAENESEPEPEHGEYERERSGRGPQPESEPEREHEHGHGHEHQHAREQERSPDHSAVRSRADGGVVAQLRLDHPDLFLRPTLRRTPDVTVEPEYWTAVDGRTLVFLTVRGTAFSEFEAALETDPTVADPVLLDRHSEGCVYRVAVAEGTVTFVDRAAEVGAHLLELSSCRDGDGWCGQFRFPSRDDLVAFNADCDERGVSVTVDYLRVSDDGDDGVVALTEKQQDLLLTAYEEGYFDVPRGISQDELADRIGVSKSAVSQRLRRAIGQLCGATLS; this is encoded by the coding sequence GTGAGCATCGACGTAGCCGACGCCGAAAACGAAAGTGAGCCGGAGCCGGAACACGGGGAGTACGAACGCGAGCGGTCCGGCCGTGGACCGCAACCGGAGTCGGAACCCGAACGCGAGCACGAACACGGACACGGACACGAACACCAACACGCACGCGAACAGGAACGCAGTCCCGACCACAGCGCCGTCCGATCCCGGGCCGATGGGGGCGTCGTCGCCCAACTCCGACTCGATCACCCCGATCTCTTCCTGCGGCCGACGCTGCGGCGAACGCCGGACGTCACGGTCGAACCCGAGTACTGGACCGCCGTCGACGGCCGAACGCTCGTGTTCCTGACCGTCCGAGGTACCGCATTTAGCGAGTTCGAGGCCGCCCTCGAGACTGATCCGACCGTCGCGGACCCCGTCCTGCTCGACCGACACAGCGAGGGATGCGTCTATCGCGTTGCGGTCGCCGAGGGCACGGTCACGTTCGTCGACCGGGCTGCCGAAGTGGGGGCACACCTCCTCGAACTCTCGAGTTGCCGCGACGGGGACGGCTGGTGTGGGCAGTTCCGGTTCCCGAGCCGGGACGACCTCGTCGCGTTCAACGCCGACTGTGACGAGCGGGGCGTCTCCGTGACGGTCGACTATTTGCGGGTCTCGGACGACGGCGACGACGGCGTCGTCGCGCTGACCGAGAAACAGCAGGACCTGCTCCTGACCGCCTACGAGGAGGGGTACTTCGACGTGCCGCGGGGGATCTCCCAGGACGAGCTTGCCGACCGGATCGGTGTCTCGAAGTCGGCAGTCTCACAGCGGCTCCGGCGGGCGATCGGCCAGCTCTGTGGCGCGACGCTGTCCTGA
- a CDS encoding SCO family protein: protein MERRTYLRSLGAAGTVGLAGLAGCLEDSLGAVGGDESDETHWGDGSTVLEPPEQTRGDPSHPIHGEGFPEFTLPDPIGGDPVSLENLVGERSFLMTFFFTSCPDGACPALMTYFQRIQADAAEQGYGDDISLLAMTFDPERDDAAALAEFAAQQGVDHEADNWHFLRPESYEGGKETLHDDFGMRIRRVEEDELEDREDHDGHDHGYSFDHINLILLANEDGIVERSYPQALNEDLGGGAQRVLEDTRAVVAGQHSELDLETESESDSNTA from the coding sequence ATGGAACGCCGAACGTATCTGCGATCGCTCGGGGCGGCGGGCACGGTGGGGCTTGCCGGCCTGGCGGGCTGTCTCGAGGACTCTCTGGGTGCCGTCGGCGGCGACGAGTCCGACGAGACCCACTGGGGCGACGGCTCGACGGTCCTCGAGCCACCGGAACAGACCCGGGGCGATCCCTCGCACCCGATCCACGGCGAGGGGTTCCCGGAGTTTACGCTCCCGGATCCTATCGGGGGGGACCCCGTCTCGCTCGAGAATCTCGTCGGCGAGCGCTCGTTTCTGATGACGTTTTTCTTCACCTCCTGTCCCGACGGGGCCTGTCCCGCGCTGATGACCTACTTCCAGCGCATTCAGGCCGACGCGGCCGAGCAAGGGTACGGTGACGACATCTCGCTGCTCGCGATGACGTTCGATCCAGAACGGGACGACGCCGCGGCCCTCGCAGAGTTCGCCGCCCAGCAGGGCGTCGACCACGAGGCCGACAACTGGCACTTCCTGCGACCCGAAAGCTACGAGGGAGGGAAAGAAACCCTCCACGACGACTTCGGCATGCGAATCCGGCGCGTCGAAGAGGACGAACTCGAGGACCGAGAGGACCACGACGGCCACGATCACGGCTACAGCTTCGATCACATCAATCTGATACTGTTGGCGAACGAAGACGGGATCGTGGAACGATCGTATCCGCAGGCCCTCAACGAGGATCTCGGCGGCGGCGCACAGCGCGTGCTCGAGGACACGAGGGCGGTCGTCGCGGGACAGCACTCGGAACTGGACCTCGAAACTGAATCGGAATCGGACTCGAACACCGCATAA
- the glmS gene encoding glutamine--fructose-6-phosphate transaminase (isomerizing) — MCGIIGHVGDGNALETLLTGLENLEYRGYDSAGVAVQNGSGIAVQKRSGKVDELKDAVTDENLEGEVGIGHTRWSTHGPPTDENAHPHTDGTTDVAVVHNGIIENYAELKSWLRERGHEFTSDTDTEVIPHLIQYYLDRGMDNEAAFRRAIDELEGSYAVAAMLSGEHVLYAARKGSPLVVGIEDDEFFLASDVPAFLEYTDSVVYLEDGDVVIVDEDGIEFTDLEGEPIDRTPETVDWDPEQAGKGEYDHFMLKEIHEQPTSLAQAIEGRIDPEAGRISLEGFDPGTFEGVDSVQLVACGTSYHAALYGSLALNSAGVQATALLANEYSVAAPPVDDDTLVIAVSQSGETADTLSALRRAKRHGADTLTVTNVVGSTAAREADDALFIRAGPEIGVAATKTFSSQAVMLVLLAQRIADDTRGEVPADLESLLPDLARMPEGIDDLLETSEADAVARHYLDSEAFFFIGRGLGFPVALEGALKFKEITYEHAEGFASGELKHGPLALVTPETPVFAIFTGEEDEKTLKNAEEAQTRGAPVIAVCPADHRAVEVADDHLEIPDVDSDLAGLFANVQLQLVSYYAADLLGRPIDKPRNLAKSVTVE; from the coding sequence ATGTGTGGAATCATCGGTCACGTCGGCGATGGTAACGCTCTCGAGACGCTACTGACCGGACTCGAGAACCTCGAGTACCGTGGCTACGATTCGGCGGGTGTCGCGGTCCAGAACGGCTCCGGGATCGCCGTCCAGAAACGCTCCGGCAAGGTCGACGAACTGAAAGACGCCGTCACCGACGAAAACCTCGAGGGCGAGGTCGGGATCGGTCACACCCGCTGGAGCACCCACGGGCCACCCACGGACGAGAACGCCCACCCGCACACTGACGGGACGACAGACGTCGCCGTCGTCCACAACGGCATCATCGAAAACTATGCCGAACTCAAGTCCTGGCTCCGCGAGCGCGGCCACGAGTTCACCAGCGACACCGATACGGAGGTCATCCCCCACCTGATCCAGTACTACCTGGACCGGGGAATGGACAACGAGGCCGCGTTCCGCCGCGCGATCGACGAACTCGAGGGCAGCTACGCCGTCGCGGCGATGCTCTCGGGCGAGCACGTCCTCTATGCCGCCCGGAAGGGGTCGCCGCTGGTCGTCGGCATCGAGGACGACGAGTTCTTCCTCGCCAGTGACGTGCCCGCTTTCCTCGAGTACACCGACAGCGTCGTCTACCTCGAGGACGGCGACGTGGTGATCGTCGACGAGGACGGGATCGAGTTCACGGACCTCGAGGGCGAGCCGATCGACAGGACGCCCGAGACCGTCGACTGGGACCCCGAACAGGCCGGGAAGGGCGAGTACGACCACTTCATGCTCAAGGAGATCCACGAGCAGCCGACCTCGCTGGCCCAGGCAATTGAGGGCCGCATCGACCCCGAGGCGGGACGGATCTCGCTCGAGGGGTTCGACCCCGGAACCTTCGAGGGCGTCGACAGCGTCCAGCTGGTCGCCTGCGGAACCTCCTACCACGCCGCGCTGTACGGCTCGCTCGCCCTGAACAGCGCCGGAGTGCAGGCGACGGCGCTGCTGGCGAACGAGTACAGCGTCGCCGCGCCGCCGGTCGACGACGACACGCTGGTCATCGCCGTCTCCCAGAGCGGCGAGACGGCTGACACCCTGAGCGCGCTTCGACGCGCCAAACGCCACGGCGCGGACACGCTCACGGTCACGAACGTCGTGGGGTCGACCGCCGCCCGCGAAGCCGACGACGCGCTGTTCATCCGTGCCGGCCCCGAGATCGGCGTTGCGGCGACCAAGACGTTCTCCTCGCAGGCGGTCATGCTCGTCCTCCTGGCCCAGCGGATCGCCGACGACACCCGCGGCGAGGTGCCTGCCGACCTCGAGTCGCTTCTGCCGGATCTCGCCCGGATGCCCGAAGGGATCGACGACCTGCTCGAAACCTCCGAGGCCGACGCCGTCGCCCGCCACTACCTCGACAGCGAGGCGTTCTTCTTCATCGGTCGCGGGCTCGGCTTCCCCGTCGCGCTCGAGGGTGCGCTGAAGTTCAAGGAGATCACCTACGAACACGCCGAAGGCTTCGCCTCCGGGGAACTCAAACACGGGCCCCTCGCGCTGGTGACCCCCGAGACACCCGTGTTCGCGATCTTCACCGGGGAAGAGGACGAGAAGACGCTGAAAAACGCGGAGGAGGCCCAGACCCGCGGCGCGCCGGTGATCGCGGTCTGTCCGGCGGACCACCGCGCGGTCGAGGTCGCCGACGACCACCTCGAGATCCCGGACGTCGACTCCGACCTCGCGGGCCTGTTCGCGAACGTACAGCTCCAGCTGGTCTCGTACTACGCGGCCGACCTCCTCGGACGACCGATCGACAAGCCGCGGAACCTGGCGAAAAGCGTTACAGTCGAGTAG
- a CDS encoding DUF5786 family protein yields MGFGSYDESEQQQQTADDDEDIEAVNVHENDHDGEMSFESDASTDELVSQLGAMKDDDSDD; encoded by the coding sequence ATGGGTTTTGGTAGCTACGACGAATCCGAACAACAGCAGCAGACGGCCGACGACGACGAGGACATCGAAGCTGTCAACGTCCACGAGAACGACCACGACGGCGAGATGTCCTTCGAATCCGACGCCTCGACCGACGAACTCGTCTCGCAGCTCGGGGCGATGAAAGACGACGACAGCGACGACTGA
- a CDS encoding cation:proton antiporter, whose translation MSTLTPTPTPQLVDLPRFPLEEPVLVFAVAMAIFLAGPLFVKRLGQPGIVGVVVFGALVGPGALEVVEHGDAIVLLGEVGLIYLLFTVGLELDLRGFAEAPENAALFGLTSFFLPFIVGTVGAHAVLGLDLWAALLLSSVFASHTLLAYPVVNRYGVTKNRAVTAVFGGILFTDTLALVVLAIVVGATGGELTGWLFVSVAISLLVLFAAAWYVVPPVSRRFFRNFSEESYFEFLFVMVAIFATAALAELLDLSPILGAFVAGIALNRLVTEGGTLMNRIEFVGNAFFIPFFLLHVGMLVDPGVIFDGPRTLQIAGFIVAVMIVTKGGAAWLVARVQGYSRHERDVIFGLSTGQAAAALAITLVGFEADLFGLEVLNAVVLMLLVTALLSPWVTERAANRLALERDPGDDARSATDPNILLPLSHNAELQQRLLELAFLIKGERGSEPVHLLTVVQPDEGDPEQRIAETDEDLEELAAMASAAEVPIETEIRIDHNVASGIVEGGVEVRANQIIMGWDARESLRHRIFGGIIDQVLERSSLPVLVSRLGHPINTTRRIFVVVPIGADHHEGFYEAVHLVKRIAASLGAELTVLVVEGSDHQFEQLFAFVEEEASAEFESIEAWNGLLPTLERESGEEDLIVAISPRRGDVGWHSELEDLPARLADLPPESFIVIHPRQGEPEYDRQYLRFK comes from the coding sequence ATGTCGACCCTGACCCCGACCCCCACGCCACAACTCGTCGACCTGCCCAGGTTCCCGCTCGAAGAACCGGTCCTCGTCTTCGCGGTAGCGATGGCGATCTTCCTCGCCGGGCCGCTGTTCGTCAAGCGGCTCGGACAGCCGGGCATCGTCGGCGTCGTCGTCTTCGGCGCGTTGGTCGGGCCCGGCGCCCTCGAGGTCGTCGAGCACGGGGACGCGATCGTGTTGCTCGGGGAGGTGGGGCTGATCTACCTGCTGTTTACCGTCGGGCTCGAACTCGACTTGCGGGGGTTCGCCGAGGCCCCGGAGAACGCGGCACTGTTCGGCCTGACGAGTTTCTTCCTGCCCTTTATCGTCGGAACGGTCGGGGCCCACGCGGTCCTCGGCCTCGACCTCTGGGCCGCGCTGTTGCTCTCCTCGGTCTTCGCCTCGCACACGCTGCTGGCCTACCCGGTCGTCAATCGGTACGGCGTCACGAAGAACCGCGCCGTGACGGCCGTCTTCGGCGGCATCCTCTTTACTGATACGCTCGCGCTGGTCGTGCTCGCGATCGTCGTCGGGGCCACCGGCGGCGAACTGACCGGCTGGCTGTTCGTCTCCGTCGCGATCTCGCTGCTCGTCCTGTTCGCCGCCGCGTGGTACGTCGTCCCGCCGGTCTCGCGGCGGTTCTTCCGCAACTTCAGCGAGGAGAGCTACTTCGAGTTCCTGTTCGTGATGGTCGCGATCTTCGCCACGGCCGCGCTCGCCGAACTGCTCGATCTCTCGCCGATCCTGGGGGCGTTCGTCGCCGGCATCGCCCTGAACCGGCTGGTCACGGAAGGAGGGACCCTGATGAACCGTATCGAGTTCGTCGGCAACGCCTTCTTCATCCCCTTCTTCCTGCTACACGTCGGAATGCTCGTCGATCCCGGGGTCATCTTCGACGGGCCCCGGACCCTCCAGATCGCCGGCTTCATCGTCGCCGTCATGATCGTCACGAAAGGCGGCGCGGCCTGGCTCGTCGCCCGGGTACAGGGGTACAGCCGTCACGAGCGCGACGTCATCTTCGGGCTCTCGACCGGCCAGGCCGCCGCGGCACTGGCGATCACGCTCGTCGGGTTCGAGGCCGACCTGTTCGGCCTCGAGGTGCTCAACGCCGTCGTCCTGATGTTGCTCGTTACCGCGCTCCTGAGTCCGTGGGTCACCGAACGGGCGGCGAACCGGCTCGCCCTCGAGCGCGACCCCGGCGACGACGCCCGCAGCGCGACCGATCCCAACATCCTGTTGCCACTGTCGCACAACGCGGAGCTCCAGCAGCGGCTCCTCGAACTCGCCTTCCTCATCAAGGGCGAGCGGGGTTCGGAGCCGGTCCACCTGCTGACGGTCGTCCAGCCGGACGAGGGCGACCCCGAGCAGCGGATCGCCGAGACGGACGAGGACCTCGAGGAGTTGGCGGCGATGGCGAGCGCGGCCGAGGTACCGATCGAGACCGAGATCCGGATCGATCACAACGTCGCTTCCGGGATCGTCGAAGGGGGCGTCGAGGTCCGGGCCAACCAGATCATCATGGGCTGGGACGCTCGCGAGAGCCTTCGGCACCGGATCTTCGGCGGCATCATCGACCAGGTGCTCGAGCGGAGTTCGCTCCCGGTGCTGGTCTCACGGCTCGGCCACCCGATCAATACGACCCGGCGTATCTTCGTCGTCGTTCCCATCGGCGCGGACCACCACGAGGGGTTCTACGAGGCGGTCCACCTGGTCAAGCGGATCGCCGCCTCCCTGGGGGCCGAACTGACCGTCCTCGTCGTCGAGGGGTCGGACCACCAGTTCGAACAGCTGTTCGCCTTCGTCGAGGAGGAGGCCAGCGCCGAGTTCGAGTCGATCGAAGCCTGGAACGGGCTCCTGCCGACCCTCGAGCGCGAGAGCGGCGAAGAGGACCTCATCGTCGCGATTTCGCCCCGTCGGGGCGACGTCGGCTGGCACTCGGAACTCGAGGATCTGCCGGCGCGGCTGGCCGATCTTCCGCCCGAGTCGTTCATCGTGATCCACCCGCGACAGGGCGAGCCGGAGTACGATCGTCAGTACCTCCGGTTCAAGTGA
- a CDS encoding TlpA family protein disulfide reductase: MRRRDILAGLGSLGIVGGAGVAAVYGLPTGDDFGDGADGSTGDDGGDSGDGGDSYDPVEIETVDAPGSEAGTVLVPATDRPTFVDFFGTWCPPCKEQMPALAEAHERIGDEVLFISITSESVGEDGMVTEAELAEWWDEHGGQWTVGLDPAAQLSYRVTKYPTAMTIDTSGRIRWSASGIKTADEIVSKIEAVLDLEDGGESDSDSDSESGEDA, translated from the coding sequence ATGCGACGACGGGATATTCTCGCCGGACTCGGAAGCCTCGGTATCGTCGGCGGAGCCGGTGTCGCAGCGGTGTACGGGCTCCCGACGGGTGACGACTTCGGTGACGGCGCCGACGGGAGTACCGGGGACGACGGCGGTGACAGCGGCGACGGCGGCGACAGCTACGACCCGGTCGAAATCGAGACGGTCGACGCACCGGGTAGCGAGGCCGGAACCGTTCTCGTCCCCGCGACGGACCGGCCGACGTTCGTCGACTTCTTCGGAACCTGGTGTCCGCCCTGCAAGGAACAGATGCCGGCGCTCGCCGAGGCCCACGAGCGGATCGGCGACGAGGTCCTGTTCATTTCGATCACCAGCGAGTCGGTCGGAGAGGACGGAATGGTTACCGAGGCGGAACTGGCCGAGTGGTGGGACGAACACGGCGGACAGTGGACCGTCGGCCTGGACCCGGCGGCGCAACTGAGCTATCGTGTCACCAAGTACCCAACGGCGATGACGATCGACACGTCCGGACGAATTCGATGGTCGGCCAGCGGCATCAAGACCGCTGACGAGATCGTCTCGAAGATCGAGGCCGTGCTCGACCTCGAGGACGGCGGTGAATCCGACTCTGACTCCGACTCCGAAAGCGGGGAGGATGCCTGA
- a CDS encoding bacterio-opsin activator domain-containing protein translates to MNGRGDPGGATVVGDALRVLVAGDSPRIDATADALAAELVPAAVVRARTLEGARERLDREDVHCALCEFPGETGRELLESTADGVPIVAVTDDGAVERALEAGATDVVSPDASAEVLAARVGHIAECRRRAERAADRCHRALVESADAPIWLLEPDGTVTYASTAVEDRFGYAPGELERTPLERLIHPDDRSILRKALERIANGPFGATDRLAVRIGSVDGEWRVATLTLANRLEDPALGGIVATAALPGATAPSDVRDAIDRLEEPLFAVGPDWELRWANAAAGRLFADDPEPGRVVWDVLRGELREEFGRELREAVASASSVRFEATVSDEDGTTTFTVSAAPNREGDAAANGGLTVLAREQHDGGGESNRLAVLESAVDALEDGIAVVDDGTIELANRSLADRYGEADLVGREVARLFDDDLAAAVHERAQSSIVRWMEPVRGELAVDDGVPVDVYVAPLRAPGRERTRALCVVRDRRRSAAGALSAVRRALTAIGRAETAGSVRRTVLETLLERTEADLAVWYRADEDRYSPAAVETAGPSPSLEPPIIDGDRLSDDTAALFEDRPGPAAVDRDELGDFLAAAGIDAERALVVPVGDAGVALATSPEPLAFESLDRDRDREAVEAIADGAAIALAGFARESSLRTCRRDRSRLERELTLEADARDLARSLLEARSREAVERRLCEGLVELGDGSRRETDGAGGTTAVVWVGGVDAGSGTVTPRARAGRDVADLLDGLELPVDREAPDPTGRTAARREATVVDDLEAAPTGTDADAATDPDDSNGERRRAREAGFRSALSVPLSHDRDEFRYGTVTAYAERSGAFGDRLRRIVGFLARVAAYAIGSLERERALLADGVVELEVVFRDDSEPFAAFVRRVGQQVGRRVDVRAVVPRSSGGATVYCAIAPADDAAATGAGNGNENTATENDPLQLAADSVSDLESVELVGGDAGDAGSQLVELEFAGTTVAERIAAHGGVLCSARAVDDRVRLVIELSRSLEVRPFLDALERAYPGTELLARRERDRAARPTRPFEAELRDRLSERQLRTLESAYYGGFFAWPRESTGEEVAESLGVSQPTFSRHLRLAEGKLFELLFDERFSAPE, encoded by the coding sequence ATGAACGGACGCGGCGACCCCGGCGGAGCGACCGTCGTCGGCGACGCCCTGCGCGTGCTCGTCGCGGGCGACTCGCCCCGGATCGACGCGACGGCCGACGCGCTCGCCGCCGAACTGGTCCCCGCCGCAGTGGTACGCGCGAGAACGCTCGAGGGGGCACGCGAGCGGCTGGACCGGGAGGACGTCCACTGCGCCCTCTGTGAGTTTCCCGGCGAGACCGGCCGGGAACTGCTCGAGTCGACCGCCGACGGCGTTCCGATCGTCGCGGTGACCGACGACGGCGCGGTCGAACGCGCGCTCGAGGCCGGCGCGACCGATGTGGTCTCGCCCGACGCCTCCGCGGAAGTTCTCGCGGCCCGAGTGGGACACATCGCCGAGTGTCGGCGTCGTGCCGAGCGGGCGGCCGACCGATGCCACCGCGCGCTCGTGGAGAGCGCCGACGCGCCGATCTGGCTCCTGGAGCCCGACGGTACCGTCACGTACGCGAGCACGGCCGTCGAGGATCGGTTCGGGTACGCGCCGGGCGAACTCGAGCGGACGCCTCTCGAGCGGTTGATTCACCCGGACGATCGATCGATCCTTCGGAAGGCGCTCGAGCGGATCGCGAACGGACCGTTCGGTGCGACAGACCGGCTCGCGGTCCGGATCGGCAGCGTCGACGGCGAGTGGCGCGTCGCGACGCTGACGCTGGCCAACCGGCTCGAGGATCCCGCTCTCGGAGGGATCGTCGCGACGGCGGCGCTTCCGGGTGCGACTGCCCCGTCGGACGTTCGCGACGCGATCGATCGCCTCGAGGAGCCGCTGTTCGCGGTCGGCCCGGACTGGGAACTCCGCTGGGCGAACGCGGCGGCAGGGCGGCTGTTCGCGGACGATCCGGAGCCAGGACGAGTCGTCTGGGACGTCCTCCGGGGGGAACTCCGGGAGGAGTTCGGCCGCGAACTCCGCGAGGCGGTCGCGTCCGCCTCGAGCGTGCGCTTCGAGGCGACCGTCTCCGACGAGGATGGGACGACGACGTTCACGGTGTCGGCAGCGCCGAACCGGGAGGGTGACGCGGCCGCGAACGGTGGCCTCACCGTCCTCGCTCGAGAGCAACACGACGGTGGCGGCGAATCGAACCGGCTCGCGGTCCTCGAGTCGGCCGTCGACGCGCTCGAGGACGGGATCGCAGTCGTCGACGACGGGACCATCGAACTCGCGAACCGGTCGCTGGCCGACCGCTATGGCGAGGCCGACCTCGTCGGCCGCGAGGTTGCGCGGCTGTTCGACGACGATCTCGCCGCGGCTGTCCACGAGCGAGCGCAGTCGTCGATCGTACGGTGGATGGAACCGGTCCGGGGCGAACTCGCGGTCGACGACGGCGTGCCGGTCGACGTCTACGTGGCCCCGCTCCGGGCGCCCGGTCGGGAGCGAACCCGGGCCCTCTGTGTCGTTCGAGATCGGAGGCGTTCCGCCGCGGGTGCGCTGTCGGCCGTTCGCCGCGCGCTCACCGCGATAGGGCGGGCCGAAACCGCCGGGAGCGTCCGGCGGACAGTCCTCGAGACGCTGCTCGAGCGCACCGAGGCCGACCTCGCGGTCTGGTACCGCGCCGACGAGGACCGGTACAGCCCGGCCGCGGTCGAGACGGCTGGCCCGAGCCCCTCGCTCGAGCCGCCGATTATCGACGGAGATCGGCTGAGCGACGATACGGCCGCGCTGTTCGAGGATCGCCCGGGACCGGCGGCCGTCGATCGGGACGAACTCGGCGACTTCCTCGCGGCGGCGGGGATCGACGCCGAGCGCGCCCTGGTCGTACCCGTCGGCGACGCGGGCGTCGCGCTCGCGACGAGCCCGGAACCGCTGGCGTTCGAGTCCCTCGATCGGGACCGCGACCGGGAGGCGGTCGAAGCCATCGCGGACGGAGCTGCGATCGCGCTCGCGGGGTTCGCCCGGGAGTCGAGCCTGCGGACCTGTCGGCGCGACCGCTCGCGGCTCGAGCGCGAGTTGACCCTGGAAGCCGACGCCCGGGACCTTGCGCGGTCACTGCTCGAGGCGCGGAGCCGCGAGGCGGTCGAACGGCGACTGTGTGAGGGGCTCGTCGAACTCGGCGACGGGAGTCGACGGGAAACCGACGGGGCAGGCGGCACGACGGCGGTCGTCTGGGTCGGCGGCGTCGACGCTGGCAGCGGGACCGTCACACCGCGGGCCCGGGCCGGCCGCGATGTTGCCGATCTGCTGGACGGGCTCGAGCTCCCCGTCGATCGGGAGGCTCCGGACCCGACGGGTCGAACGGCGGCGCGGCGCGAGGCGACGGTCGTCGACGACCTCGAGGCTGCGCCGACCGGGACCGATGCGGACGCGGCCACCGACCCCGACGACTCCAACGGCGAACGGCGTCGTGCCCGCGAGGCCGGCTTCCGGTCGGCGCTGAGCGTTCCGCTCTCCCACGACCGGGACGAGTTCCGGTACGGAACGGTCACCGCGTACGCCGAGCGATCCGGGGCCTTCGGCGACCGGCTCCGGCGTATCGTCGGCTTCCTCGCCCGGGTCGCGGCGTACGCGATCGGCTCGCTCGAGCGCGAACGCGCGCTGCTGGCGGACGGCGTCGTCGAACTCGAGGTCGTGTTCCGGGACGACTCGGAACCGTTCGCGGCGTTCGTCCGGCGGGTCGGCCAGCAGGTCGGCCGGCGGGTCGACGTGCGAGCCGTCGTCCCGCGGTCCTCGGGGGGAGCGACCGTCTACTGTGCGATCGCGCCGGCGGATGATGCGGCGGCAACCGGGGCCGGGAACGGAAACGAGAACACGGCCACCGAGAACGACCCCCTCCAGTTGGCCGCCGACTCCGTGTCCGACCTCGAGTCGGTCGAGCTGGTCGGCGGCGATGCCGGGGACGCCGGCTCGCAACTCGTCGAACTCGAGTTCGCCGGCACGACCGTCGCGGAGCGGATCGCGGCCCACGGCGGGGTATTGTGCTCGGCGCGAGCGGTCGACGACCGGGTCCGGCTGGTGATCGAACTCTCCCGGTCGCTCGAGGTCCGGCCGTTCCTCGACGCGCTCGAGCGCGCGTACCCGGGCACGGAACTCCTCGCACGCCGCGAGCGCGACCGGGCCGCGCGGCCGACACGTCCTTTCGAGGCCGAACTTCGGGATCGACTTTCGGAACGGCAGCTCAGGACCCTCGAGAGTGCCTATTACGGCGGCTTTTTCGCCTGGCCGCGGGAGAGTACCGGCGAGGAAGTCGCCGAGTCGCTGGGGGTTTCCCAGCCGACTTTCAGCCGGCACCTCCGGCTGGCCGAGGGGAAACTGTTCGAACTGCTGTTCGACGAGCGGTTCAGTGCGCCCGAATGA
- a CDS encoding cytochrome c biogenesis CcdA family protein — protein sequence MIEPDVLTWIVVALGAGIGTFFSPCAYPLLPGYVGFYVSQTEGENASVGGAVSRGLIAGLGVLVTFTAILAIAYRVGHGVMSNILYFEPIMGVIVLGFGLLILFDRAPSLSVALPQRRSSVLGFGVFGAGYALAGAGCALPLFLPVVGQAVSMPLVDAALVLGTYVGSIVLLMISLTVATGMGVLAGAGRLAAYSNQLKQFAGAIMILAGIGQLYLAIVVYNVF from the coding sequence ATGATCGAGCCGGACGTCCTTACCTGGATCGTGGTGGCGCTGGGCGCCGGGATCGGGACGTTCTTCTCCCCGTGTGCCTATCCGCTGTTACCGGGCTACGTCGGGTTCTACGTGAGCCAGACCGAAGGGGAAAACGCCTCGGTCGGCGGTGCGGTCAGCCGCGGGCTGATCGCCGGTCTCGGCGTCCTCGTGACGTTCACCGCGATCCTCGCGATCGCCTATCGAGTCGGCCACGGGGTCATGTCGAACATCCTCTACTTCGAGCCCATCATGGGCGTTATCGTGCTCGGGTTCGGGCTCCTGATCCTGTTCGATCGGGCTCCCTCGCTGTCGGTGGCGCTCCCGCAGCGGCGCTCGAGCGTGCTCGGGTTCGGCGTGTTCGGGGCAGGCTACGCGCTGGCGGGTGCCGGCTGTGCGCTGCCGCTTTTCCTCCCCGTCGTCGGGCAGGCGGTCTCGATGCCGCTCGTCGATGCCGCACTGGTTCTCGGCACGTACGTCGGCAGTATCGTTCTGCTGATGATCTCGCTAACCGTCGCGACCGGAATGGGAGTGCTTGCCGGCGCCGGCAGACTCGCGGCCTACAGCAATCAGCTCAAGCAGTTCGCGGGCGCGATCATGATACTGGCCGGGATCGGGCAGCTCTACCTCGCCATCGTCGTGTACAACGTCTTCTGA
- a CDS encoding universal stress protein, with amino-acid sequence MYSDLLLATDGSDGARRATNHAIQLARELEADLHVVSVAEEGPHSTDRRDEMRSDVEGESREAAEEAAREAENAGLEATTTIRHGVAQEEIVAVAEANPIDAIVVGTVGRSGIDKILLGSVAEEVVRNAPVPVVTVRERS; translated from the coding sequence ATGTACTCGGATCTACTGCTCGCGACGGACGGGAGCGACGGGGCGCGGCGAGCGACAAATCACGCGATCCAGCTCGCACGCGAACTCGAGGCCGACCTGCACGTCGTGTCGGTCGCGGAGGAAGGCCCGCACAGCACCGACCGACGCGACGAGATGCGAAGCGACGTCGAGGGCGAATCTCGAGAGGCGGCCGAGGAAGCCGCACGCGAGGCCGAGAACGCCGGCCTCGAGGCGACGACGACGATCCGCCACGGCGTCGCCCAGGAGGAGATCGTCGCCGTCGCGGAGGCGAACCCGATCGATGCGATCGTCGTCGGCACGGTCGGGCGATCCGGGATCGACAAGATCCTCCTGGGCAGCGTCGCGGAGGAGGTCGTCCGGAACGCGCCGGTTCCGGTCGTGACGGTTCGCGAGCGATCGTAG